Proteins from a genomic interval of Methanoplanus endosymbiosus:
- a CDS encoding M42 family metallopeptidase, with amino-acid sequence MIKDLLKKLSDAHGVSSYEGNIRDIIKEELAGHVDDIYTDKMGNLIAVKPGDDFKFMVASHMDEIGLMVQHIDEKGFIKFVHVGGWFNPVLYTQRVIIHGSKGPVTGVIGAKPPHKMSPEDRKKEIKIENMFIDVGAVSEEEVNELGIEIGSPVTTDREFTDLAGSRVTGKAMDNRVGVAVLIETLKKSNSPHTIYGVFTVQEELGLKGAKVSAFALKPDCAIATDVTIPGDHPGMTTKDATVEMGKGPVLVLASASGRGLMADWRVSDWLRKTAEENEIPYQLEVGDGGNTDATIIHLVRDGIPSIPFSVPARYIHSPVEVVDMKDVEASVELLVKALKTKPDLTWD; translated from the coding sequence ATGATAAAAGATTTATTAAAGAAGCTTTCAGATGCACACGGTGTATCCAGCTATGAGGGAAATATCAGGGATATTATTAAGGAAGAACTTGCCGGTCATGTAGATGACATCTACACCGACAAGATGGGCAATCTCATTGCAGTAAAACCGGGCGATGACTTTAAATTCATGGTAGCATCCCATATGGATGAGATCGGCCTGATGGTTCAGCATATTGATGAAAAAGGATTTATAAAGTTTGTCCATGTCGGAGGATGGTTCAACCCTGTCCTGTACACACAAAGAGTAATTATTCACGGCAGCAAAGGCCCTGTAACTGGTGTAATCGGGGCAAAACCACCACATAAGATGAGTCCTGAGGACCGGAAAAAGGAGATCAAAATAGAGAATATGTTCATCGATGTCGGTGCTGTCAGTGAAGAAGAGGTAAATGAACTTGGCATTGAGATCGGATCTCCGGTTACGACTGACCGTGAATTTACAGACCTTGCAGGCAGCCGTGTCACCGGAAAGGCAATGGACAACAGGGTTGGAGTTGCAGTTCTCATTGAGACCCTTAAAAAGAGTAATTCACCACATACCATCTATGGTGTCTTTACAGTACAGGAGGAGCTTGGCCTTAAAGGTGCAAAGGTCAGTGCATTTGCACTTAAACCGGACTGCGCCATTGCAACGGATGTAACAATACCGGGTGATCATCCGGGCATGACAACGAAGGATGCAACTGTGGAGATGGGCAAAGGTCCTGTCCTTGTTCTCGCAAGTGCCTCCGGCAGAGGACTTATGGCAGACTGGAGAGTATCAGACTGGCTTAGAAAGACAGCTGAGGAGAACGAAATTCCGTACCAGCTTGAAGTCGGAGACGGCGGAAACACCGATGCAACCATTATCCACCTGGTCAGGGACGGGATACCAAGCATTCCGTTCTCAGTTCCGGCAAGGTACATCCACTCACCAGTTGAGGTCGTTGATATGAAGGACGTTGAAGCTTCAGTAGAGCTGCTTGTAAAAGCCCTTAAGACAAAACCTGACCTCACCTGGGACTGA
- a CDS encoding pyridoxal phosphate-dependent aminotransferase, which produces MTEYSRRVTGIEMSGIRKFFQKAKADSVNLGIGQPDFPTPDHIKKAGIEAIENNLTGYTFNYGVPELREAISEKFKRENNLSYSADQIIVTAGAGEGLHIAMQTLVDDGDRVLFPDPGFVSYRECAVLAGGIPEPFALTEDLEIDPEALKPMIDDAKVIVLNSPGNPTGTVESVDTIRAVVEYADDKDVTVISDEVYEHFIYDGKKHVSAAAFGDNVVTINAASKTFSMTGWRLGFIAGSEDFIEQSIKVHQYCQTCATSVSQYAAIAGYRGSMDCVWQMRDEYEARRNLLYDGLTELGFDFKKPGGAFYLFVPMEDETFKKIIDAGVIAIPGDAFGENSKNYARFSYASSEENIKEALLRMEKII; this is translated from the coding sequence ATGACAGAATATTCCAGACGGGTGACCGGAATTGAGATGTCCGGCATAAGAAAATTCTTCCAGAAGGCAAAAGCGGATTCCGTAAATCTTGGGATCGGACAGCCGGATTTTCCAACTCCGGACCATATAAAGAAAGCAGGTATTGAGGCAATTGAGAATAACCTCACAGGATATACCTTCAATTACGGTGTGCCGGAGTTAAGAGAGGCTATCTCTGAGAAGTTTAAGAGAGAGAATAACCTCTCATACAGTGCAGATCAGATTATTGTCACCGCAGGTGCAGGTGAGGGCCTGCATATTGCAATGCAGACCCTTGTTGATGATGGTGACAGAGTATTATTCCCGGACCCCGGTTTTGTATCATACAGGGAATGTGCGGTCCTTGCCGGAGGAATTCCTGAACCTTTTGCACTGACAGAAGACTTAGAGATAGACCCTGAAGCCTTAAAGCCTATGATCGATGATGCAAAGGTAATTGTGCTCAATTCACCCGGAAATCCGACCGGAACAGTTGAAAGCGTTGATACCATCAGGGCAGTGGTCGAATATGCGGATGACAAAGATGTAACCGTCATATCAGATGAGGTATATGAGCATTTCATTTATGACGGCAAAAAGCATGTCAGTGCCGCAGCGTTCGGGGATAATGTAGTAACAATAAATGCGGCAAGCAAGACCTTCTCAATGACAGGATGGAGACTTGGATTCATCGCCGGAAGTGAGGATTTCATTGAGCAGAGTATCAAGGTGCATCAGTACTGCCAGACCTGCGCAACCTCAGTCTCCCAGTATGCCGCAATTGCAGGCTACAGGGGAAGTATGGACTGTGTATGGCAGATGAGGGATGAATATGAAGCCAGAAGAAACCTCCTCTATGACGGACTGACAGAACTTGGCTTTGACTTTAAGAAACCAGGCGGCGCATTCTATCTCTTCGTCCCGATGGAAGATGAAACATTTAAAAAGATCATTGACGCAGGTGTTATCGCAATTCCGGGCGACGCTTTCGGTGAAAATTCAAAGAATTATGCACGATTCAGCTATGCCTCCTCAGAAGAGAATATAAAAGAGGCACTGCTCAGAATGGAAAAGATAATCTGA
- the hxlB gene encoding 6-phospho-3-hexuloisomerase: MTECENVQDMIRLMASKLKEMADSLSDKEVSQFIKEIQNSRSIYVMGAGRSGLVAKSFAMRLMHLGLKSYVIGETITPAMKDGDTVVAFSGSGETKTIAELCETAKALNGRICLVTSKKDSRIGKIADCTVVIESHRDKVEDESAEYEIRQMMGDHKSFAPLGTLFETGSMVFADSIISAVMEIMECEESDLKCRHANIE; the protein is encoded by the coding sequence ATGACAGAATGTGAAAATGTGCAGGACATGATACGCCTCATGGCATCCAAACTGAAAGAGATGGCAGACTCTCTCTCAGATAAGGAGGTATCACAGTTTATAAAGGAAATTCAGAATTCAAGGAGCATCTATGTAATGGGGGCCGGAAGATCGGGCCTTGTTGCAAAATCCTTCGCAATGAGGCTTATGCATCTCGGACTGAAGTCATATGTTATAGGTGAGACCATAACTCCGGCGATGAAGGACGGAGATACAGTAGTCGCCTTCTCAGGGTCAGGAGAGACAAAAACAATTGCAGAACTCTGTGAGACCGCAAAGGCACTTAACGGCAGAATCTGTCTCGTCACATCCAAAAAGGACTCAAGAATCGGAAAGATTGCTGACTGTACAGTAGTCATTGAGAGCCACAGGGATAAAGTGGAAGACGAATCAGCAGAGTATGAGATCAGGCAGATGATGGGCGATCACAAATCCTTTGCACCGCTTGGCACACTCTTTGAGACAGGGTCAATGGTATTTGCCGACTCAATAATCTCCGCAGTGATGGAAATTATGGAGTGCGAAGAGTCTGACCTTAAATGCCGGCACGCAAATATCGAGTAA
- a CDS encoding ferritin family protein, with product MPEFGSPFSGLASDRKLTDEELIRAVRFMVSAEYEAIQLYMQLAESTDNELAKEVLTDIADEERVHAGEFLRLLHHLAPDEQKFYDEGYEEVEEEIEKQKK from the coding sequence ATGCCGGAATTCGGATCACCATTCTCAGGTCTTGCAAGCGACAGAAAACTGACAGATGAGGAATTAATCAGGGCTGTACGCTTCATGGTCTCAGCAGAATATGAAGCAATTCAGCTCTATATGCAGCTTGCAGAGTCCACAGACAACGAACTTGCAAAAGAAGTGTTAACAGATATTGCAGATGAAGAGAGAGTCCATGCAGGTGAGTTCCTGAGACTGCTTCACCACCTCGCACCTGACGAGCAGAAGTTCTATGACGAGGGTTACGAAGAAGTTGAGGAAGAGATAGAAAAACAGAAAAAATAA
- a CDS encoding phosphoribosylanthranilate isomerase, whose product MRVKICGITNKNDAVFAETSGADAVGVVISEESKRNVTPDKAKEIFSALGPFVSTVIVTHTESEEEMREIAEVNPSAIQVSADVRIPDSYRGKIIRVVSDNVHNPEDLPKNCNALIIDSSRGEGKEFNRNFAEEVIRHSKVPVILAGGLNPENVSDAIRKLSPYAVDVCSGVEESPGIKDRFLILDFLKAAGKLPVLKRKKL is encoded by the coding sequence ATGAGAGTTAAGATTTGCGGAATAACCAATAAAAACGATGCAGTATTTGCAGAAACATCGGGCGCAGATGCAGTGGGGGTTGTAATCTCAGAGGAATCAAAGAGAAATGTCACACCAGATAAAGCAAAGGAGATCTTTTCGGCCTTAGGGCCGTTTGTCTCTACCGTAATTGTGACCCATACAGAATCAGAAGAAGAGATGAGAGAGATTGCAGAGGTGAACCCGTCTGCAATACAGGTCTCAGCAGATGTCAGGATTCCGGATTCATACAGAGGAAAGATTATCCGGGTTGTATCTGACAATGTCCACAATCCAGAAGACCTCCCAAAAAACTGCAATGCACTCATCATAGACTCAAGCCGGGGCGAAGGAAAGGAATTTAACCGGAATTTTGCAGAAGAAGTTATCAGGCATTCAAAAGTTCCGGTAATCCTTGCAGGCGGGCTTAATCCGGAGAATGTCAGCGATGCAATAAGGAAGTTAAGCCCCTATGCAGTTGATGTCTGCTCAGGAGTAGAGGAAAGTCCGGGCATAAAAGACCGCTTCCTGATCCTTGATTTTCTGAAGGCTGCCGGCAAACTTCCGGTGCTGAAAAGAAAAAAGCTGTGA
- a CDS encoding exodeoxyribonuclease III — translation MRKRLVSWNVNGIRAVHKKGFLDFVRGYNPDILCIQETRAHEDQLPSELRHPDGYFSCFSSAEKRGYSGVALYTKDEPESVRFGFGTDKFDTEGRIIIADYPDFSLFDIYFPNGKSSAERLEFKLDFYSECLRQAEKLLADGRNVIICGDVNTAHKEIDLARPKANGKVSGFLPVERAWIDKLLDAGFVDSFRMFTKEGGYYSWYDLKSHARERNVGWRIDYFFVSEELAESVVSAEILAHIYGSDHCPVTLEIEL, via the coding sequence TTGAGAAAAAGGCTTGTTTCGTGGAATGTAAACGGTATTCGTGCCGTGCATAAGAAGGGTTTTCTGGATTTTGTAAGGGGTTATAACCCCGACATACTCTGTATTCAGGAGACAAGGGCGCATGAGGATCAGCTGCCTTCAGAACTCAGGCATCCGGATGGTTATTTCTCCTGCTTTTCGTCAGCAGAGAAGAGAGGTTACAGCGGGGTTGCGCTCTATACAAAGGATGAACCTGAATCTGTCAGATTCGGATTCGGCACTGATAAATTTGATACTGAAGGGCGGATTATCATTGCTGATTATCCGGATTTCTCGCTCTTTGACATATATTTCCCAAACGGAAAATCGTCTGCTGAGAGGCTTGAATTCAAGCTTGACTTCTACAGCGAGTGCCTGAGGCAGGCAGAGAAACTTCTTGCAGATGGCAGAAATGTCATCATCTGCGGAGATGTCAATACTGCGCATAAGGAGATCGATCTCGCACGGCCAAAGGCGAACGGGAAGGTGTCGGGTTTTCTTCCGGTGGAGAGGGCATGGATTGATAAACTTCTTGATGCCGGTTTTGTTGATTCGTTCCGGATGTTTACAAAGGAGGGCGGTTATTACTCGTGGTATGACTTAAAGAGCCATGCAAGGGAGAGAAATGTCGGCTGGCGGATAGATTATTTCTTTGTCAGTGAAGAGTTAGCGGAGTCTGTTGTAAGCGCTGAGATTCTTGCGCACATTTATGGTTCTGATCACTGCCCGGTAACACTTGAGATTGAGTTGTGA
- a CDS encoding aldolase, translated as MSFTYDIEVPADVPESAKATYIKNYEMITHASGKLMLFAGDQKVEHLNSDFYGEDIHADDADPEHLFRIASQGKIGVFATQLGLIARYGRDYSDVPYLVKLNSKTNLVKTAQKDPYSPQLYTVAQVAKFREISGLDIAAVGYTIYLGSEYEEKMLAEAANIIFEAHIHGLIVVLWIYPRGKAVADEKDPHLIAGAAGVAATIGADFVKVNSPKKEGFTAAEILKEATVAAGRTKVVCAGGSSVSAEDFLKQLYDQIHTGGASGNATGRNIHQKSLDEAVRMCNAISAITIDNADAEAALKIYNGE; from the coding sequence ATGTCTTTTACATACGATATCGAAGTTCCGGCAGACGTGCCGGAGAGCGCAAAAGCAACTTACATCAAAAACTATGAGATGATCACCCACGCGAGCGGAAAACTCATGCTCTTTGCAGGCGACCAGAAGGTAGAGCACTTAAACAGCGACTTTTATGGTGAGGATATTCACGCAGACGATGCTGACCCCGAACACCTCTTCAGGATTGCCTCACAGGGCAAAATCGGAGTCTTTGCAACACAGCTGGGCCTTATTGCAAGGTACGGCAGAGACTACAGTGATGTCCCATACCTGGTAAAACTTAATTCAAAGACAAACCTTGTAAAGACTGCGCAGAAGGATCCTTACAGCCCGCAGCTGTACACAGTTGCACAGGTCGCAAAATTCAGGGAAATTTCAGGCCTTGATATTGCAGCAGTCGGCTATACCATCTATCTCGGCAGTGAATACGAAGAGAAGATGCTCGCAGAAGCGGCAAACATCATCTTTGAAGCACACATCCACGGCCTTATCGTCGTTCTCTGGATATACCCCAGAGGCAAGGCAGTTGCAGACGAGAAGGATCCGCACTTAATCGCAGGCGCAGCCGGAGTTGCAGCAACAATCGGCGCTGACTTTGTAAAGGTAAATTCACCCAAAAAGGAAGGATTCACCGCTGCTGAAATCTTAAAGGAGGCAACTGTAGCAGCCGGAAGAACAAAGGTGGTATGCGCAGGCGGATCAAGTGTCTCAGCAGAGGATTTCCTGAAACAGTTATACGACCAGATCCACACCGGCGGAGCATCCGGCAATGCAACCGGAAGAAACATCCACCAGAAATCACTGGATGAAGCTGTAAGAATGTGCAATGCAATCTCTGCAATAACGATTGACAATGCAGATGCTGAAGCAGCCCTGAAGATCTACAACGGGGAATAA
- a CDS encoding transposase, translating to MFFQHFGACRFIYNWGLGNKLRTYKSNGESISRFVLNKMLPDLKSEHTWLNDINSQSLQGAILNLENAFTRFFREKKGFPNFKSRKNPVQSFSVPQGYKVDFEIQKIRLPKIGWVKIKLHRRYNGIEKTATVSVTPTGKFFISILIDDGQKQTPTQHFSENTTVGVDLGIKDFAILSNGEMIDNPRNLKKSISQMKVLQRRLSRKQKGSKNRNKAKKAVAKLHEKIHNQRNDFQHKLSFRLVCENQAIAVETLNVEGMLKNHKLAQHIADASWSSFVTKLEYKAQRQGKTVLRIGQFEPSTKICSECGYYNQDLTLANRDWICPDCGIHHDRDINAAINIRKFALDRQNLIGI from the coding sequence ATGTTCTTTCAACATTTCGGCGCATGTAGGTTCATCTACAATTGGGGTTTGGGAAATAAACTCCGGACATACAAATCCAATGGTGAATCGATATCAAGATTTGTATTGAATAAAATGTTACCTGATTTGAAATCAGAACATACCTGGTTAAATGACATTAATTCACAGTCTTTACAAGGTGCAATATTAAATCTTGAAAATGCATTTACTCGGTTTTTCCGGGAAAAGAAAGGCTTTCCTAATTTTAAATCCCGGAAAAATCCAGTGCAGTCGTTCTCTGTTCCGCAAGGATATAAGGTGGATTTTGAAATTCAAAAAATCCGGTTGCCTAAAATCGGATGGGTCAAAATAAAATTACACCGAAGATATAACGGAATTGAGAAAACTGCAACGGTATCTGTCACACCAACCGGAAAATTTTTCATTAGTATTTTGATAGACGATGGACAAAAACAAACTCCAACGCAACATTTTAGCGAAAATACAACAGTTGGTGTTGATCTCGGTATCAAAGATTTTGCAATATTATCCAATGGGGAAATGATTGACAATCCGAGAAATTTAAAAAAATCTATTTCCCAAATGAAAGTATTACAAAGACGGCTAAGCAGAAAACAAAAAGGCTCTAAAAATAGAAATAAAGCAAAAAAAGCAGTAGCAAAACTCCACGAAAAAATCCACAATCAACGCAATGATTTCCAGCACAAACTCTCTTTTAGATTAGTATGCGAGAACCAAGCAATTGCAGTGGAAACATTGAATGTTGAAGGGATGTTAAAAAACCATAAATTAGCTCAGCATATCGCTGATGCCTCATGGAGTTCATTTGTTACTAAATTAGAATATAAAGCACAACGGCAAGGTAAAACAGTCTTACGGATAGGGCAGTTTGAACCATCTACAAAAATATGTAGTGAATGTGGTTATTATAATCAGGATTTAACATTAGCGAATAGAGATTGGATTTGTCCAGACTGTGGGATACACCATGATCGAGATATTAATGCCGCAATAAACATCAGGAAATTTGCCCTTGATAGACAAAATCTAATTGGAATTTAA